In one Coccinella septempunctata chromosome 6, icCocSept1.1, whole genome shotgun sequence genomic region, the following are encoded:
- the LOC123315663 gene encoding single-minded homolog 1 isoform X2, giving the protein MKEKSKNAARSRREKENAEFLELGKLLPLPAAITSQLDKASVIRLTTSYLKMRQVFPDGLGDAWGATPAVPNPRDSLIKELAYYLLHTLDGFIFVVAPDGKIMYISETASGHLGLSQVELTGNSIYEYLHPADHDEMTAVLTPSMPPPGTPPLQDYETDRVFFLRMKCVLAKRNAGLTNGGYKVIHCSGYLKVKQFNTSSSSPYEACYQNMGLVAVGHSLLPSPMTEIKLHTNMFMFRASLDLKLIFLDARVAQLTGYEPQDLIEKTLYHYIHGSDILAMKYAHHQLLFKGQVTTKYYRFLSKGGGWVWMQSYATIVHNTRSSRPHCIVSVNYVLSELEAKDLILNIAQGPPREEISTSPHQPHSPLQAPPRALPSPQKFPRTPAITSTIISPHTSIPDEEFSDSNGANANPAYIPSEYPLFVPNYTGDESSYYHQPQELFCHQYSDPETSQHPFLSAPMAHQRIYSSSSPHIPQQQRPFSASSSSCSSSESEHLTIQNLSNPYCSTETQHMSHFNLNCFNNNQMPTPSYGQLSTHHPSGPAGYTSVIVDNQQYQMTNEYVH; this is encoded by the exons ATGAAGGAGAAGAGCAAAAACGCTGCCAGATCAAGAAGGGAAAAAGAAAATGCCGAATTCTTAGAACTAGGGAAACTTTTGCCACTCCCAGCTGCCATTACGTCACAGTTAGATAAAGCTTCAGTTATACGACTTACGACATCTTATCTGAAAATGAGACAAGTTTTTCCCGATG GTCTTGGCGATGCTTGGGGAGCAACACCAGCGGTACCGAATCCACGAGATTCACTGATCAAAGAACTCGCTTACTATCTTCTGCACACGTTAGATGGGTTCATTTTCGTAGTAGCTCCAGATGGAAAAATTATGTATATATCAGAGACTGCATCCGGTCATTTAGGACTTTCACAG GTAGAACTAACAGGCAACAGCATATACGAATACCTTCATCCAGCCGATCACGATGAAATGACAGCTGTTTTAACGCCAAGTATGCCGCCCCCTGGTACGCCGCCCCTGCAGGATTACGAAACTGATCGCGTGTTTTTTTTGCGGATGAAGTGCGTTCTAGCAAAAAGGAATGCGGGTCTCACCAATGGTGGATACAAA GTTATCCACTGCTCGGGTTATTTGAAAGTGAAACAGTTCAACACATCATCATCATCACCTTACGAAGCTTGCTACCAAAATATGGGATTGGTTGCAGTAGGACATTCCCTTCTTCCAAGTCCAATGACTGAGATAAAGCTCCACACAAATATGTTTATGTTCAGGGCAAGTTTGGATTTGAAACTGATATTCTTAGATGCCAG AGTTGCTCAATTGACAGGCTATGAACCACAGGACCTCATCGAAAAGACTTTATATCATTATATTCATGGGAGTGATATTTTAGCCATGAAATACGCACATCACCAAC TGTTATTCAAAGGACAGGTGACAACCAAATACTACAGATTCTTGAGTAAGGGTGGAGGATGGGTGTGGATGCAAAGCTACGCTACTATTGTCCACAATACCAGATCTTCAAGGCCTCATTGCATCGTTTCAGTGAACTACGTACTTAG tgagcTCGAAGCAAAGGATCTCATACTCAATATAGCTCAAGGACCTCCTCGAGAGGAAATATCGACCTCGCCACACCAACCTCATTCACCTCTCCAGGCCCCACCGAGGGCCCTACCGTCACCTCAGAAGTTCCCAAGAACGCCGGCCATAACATCAACAATAATTTCCCCCCACACTTCGATACCAGATGAGGAATTCAGCGATTCTAATGGAGCAAACGCCAATCCCGCGTATATTCCATCCGAGTATCCCCTTTTTGTGCCAAACTACACAGGTGATGAATCGAGCTACTACCATCAGCCGCAAGAATTATTCTGCCATCAATACTCCGACCCGGAAACTAGTCAACATCCGTTCTTGAGTGCGCCCATGGCACACCAAAGGATATACAGTTCCTCATCTCCACACATTCCTCAGCAACAAAGACCTTTCAGTGCCTCGTCCTCGAGTTGTAGTTCTTCAGAAAGTGAACATTTGACCATTCAAAACTTGAGTAACCCTTACTGCAGTACAGAGACTCAGCACATGAGTCACTTCAACTTGAACTGCTTCAACAACAACCAGATGCCTACACCGAGCTATGGACAACTGAGCACCCATCATCCTTCAGGTCCTGCTGGTTATACTAGTGTTATTGTGGATAATCAGCAGTACCAAATGACGAACGAATATGTACATTAA
- the LOC123315663 gene encoding single-minded homolog 1 isoform X1 yields the protein MKRVRIQIKQRLEAKTTLARGAMKEKSKNAARSRREKENAEFLELGKLLPLPAAITSQLDKASVIRLTTSYLKMRQVFPDGLGDAWGATPAVPNPRDSLIKELAYYLLHTLDGFIFVVAPDGKIMYISETASGHLGLSQVELTGNSIYEYLHPADHDEMTAVLTPSMPPPGTPPLQDYETDRVFFLRMKCVLAKRNAGLTNGGYKVIHCSGYLKVKQFNTSSSSPYEACYQNMGLVAVGHSLLPSPMTEIKLHTNMFMFRASLDLKLIFLDARVAQLTGYEPQDLIEKTLYHYIHGSDILAMKYAHHQLLFKGQVTTKYYRFLSKGGGWVWMQSYATIVHNTRSSRPHCIVSVNYVLSELEAKDLILNIAQGPPREEISTSPHQPHSPLQAPPRALPSPQKFPRTPAITSTIISPHTSIPDEEFSDSNGANANPAYIPSEYPLFVPNYTGDESSYYHQPQELFCHQYSDPETSQHPFLSAPMAHQRIYSSSSPHIPQQQRPFSASSSSCSSSESEHLTIQNLSNPYCSTETQHMSHFNLNCFNNNQMPTPSYGQLSTHHPSGPAGYTSVIVDNQQYQMTNEYVH from the exons ccaAAACTACCTTGGCGCGTGGTGCCATGAAGGAGAAGAGCAAAAACGCTGCCAGATCAAGAAGGGAAAAAGAAAATGCCGAATTCTTAGAACTAGGGAAACTTTTGCCACTCCCAGCTGCCATTACGTCACAGTTAGATAAAGCTTCAGTTATACGACTTACGACATCTTATCTGAAAATGAGACAAGTTTTTCCCGATG GTCTTGGCGATGCTTGGGGAGCAACACCAGCGGTACCGAATCCACGAGATTCACTGATCAAAGAACTCGCTTACTATCTTCTGCACACGTTAGATGGGTTCATTTTCGTAGTAGCTCCAGATGGAAAAATTATGTATATATCAGAGACTGCATCCGGTCATTTAGGACTTTCACAG GTAGAACTAACAGGCAACAGCATATACGAATACCTTCATCCAGCCGATCACGATGAAATGACAGCTGTTTTAACGCCAAGTATGCCGCCCCCTGGTACGCCGCCCCTGCAGGATTACGAAACTGATCGCGTGTTTTTTTTGCGGATGAAGTGCGTTCTAGCAAAAAGGAATGCGGGTCTCACCAATGGTGGATACAAA GTTATCCACTGCTCGGGTTATTTGAAAGTGAAACAGTTCAACACATCATCATCATCACCTTACGAAGCTTGCTACCAAAATATGGGATTGGTTGCAGTAGGACATTCCCTTCTTCCAAGTCCAATGACTGAGATAAAGCTCCACACAAATATGTTTATGTTCAGGGCAAGTTTGGATTTGAAACTGATATTCTTAGATGCCAG AGTTGCTCAATTGACAGGCTATGAACCACAGGACCTCATCGAAAAGACTTTATATCATTATATTCATGGGAGTGATATTTTAGCCATGAAATACGCACATCACCAAC TGTTATTCAAAGGACAGGTGACAACCAAATACTACAGATTCTTGAGTAAGGGTGGAGGATGGGTGTGGATGCAAAGCTACGCTACTATTGTCCACAATACCAGATCTTCAAGGCCTCATTGCATCGTTTCAGTGAACTACGTACTTAG tgagcTCGAAGCAAAGGATCTCATACTCAATATAGCTCAAGGACCTCCTCGAGAGGAAATATCGACCTCGCCACACCAACCTCATTCACCTCTCCAGGCCCCACCGAGGGCCCTACCGTCACCTCAGAAGTTCCCAAGAACGCCGGCCATAACATCAACAATAATTTCCCCCCACACTTCGATACCAGATGAGGAATTCAGCGATTCTAATGGAGCAAACGCCAATCCCGCGTATATTCCATCCGAGTATCCCCTTTTTGTGCCAAACTACACAGGTGATGAATCGAGCTACTACCATCAGCCGCAAGAATTATTCTGCCATCAATACTCCGACCCGGAAACTAGTCAACATCCGTTCTTGAGTGCGCCCATGGCACACCAAAGGATATACAGTTCCTCATCTCCACACATTCCTCAGCAACAAAGACCTTTCAGTGCCTCGTCCTCGAGTTGTAGTTCTTCAGAAAGTGAACATTTGACCATTCAAAACTTGAGTAACCCTTACTGCAGTACAGAGACTCAGCACATGAGTCACTTCAACTTGAACTGCTTCAACAACAACCAGATGCCTACACCGAGCTATGGACAACTGAGCACCCATCATCCTTCAGGTCCTGCTGGTTATACTAGTGTTATTGTGGATAATCAGCAGTACCAAATGACGAACGAATATGTACATTAA